The following coding sequences are from one Armatimonadota bacterium window:
- a CDS encoding DUF853 family protein yields the protein MADPIFIGRGAKDSVILPKYCNRHGLIAGATGTGKTVTLQTIAESLAQIGVPVFMADVKGDLAGISQIGGGNAKIEERAKMLKIDPLHYQSSSVTFWDAFGEQGTQVRATVSEMGPLLLSRMLDLNDTQEGVLNVAFKVADDQGLLLLDLKDLRSMLNWLGENADAVRNQYGNVSPASVGAIQRQLLVLEEQGGEQFFGEPALNIQDFIQLTPDGRGMVNILAADRLMQSPKLYATFLLWMLSELFEVLPEAGDLDKPKLVFFFDEAHLLFTDAPKELLTKIEQVVRLIRSKGVGIFFCTQHPLDVPDSVLSQLSNRVQHALRAFTPRDQKAVKTAAETFRKNPDFDTEEVITQLGIGEALVSVLDEKGTPTIVDRVFIKPPLSRLGSISTDERGRCLSASMMAPKYSQAIDRESAYEKLTARAQQIQVEAQQAQAEEEAQKEAQRQQRQAPARHSDTVVEAMVKSAARAMSSQLGRQLVRGVLGGLFGRR from the coding sequence ATGGCAGACCCAATCTTTATCGGCCGCGGAGCAAAGGACTCCGTCATTCTTCCCAAGTACTGCAATCGCCACGGGCTGATCGCGGGCGCTACCGGCACCGGAAAAACGGTGACACTTCAGACCATAGCGGAATCGCTCGCACAAATTGGCGTGCCCGTTTTCATGGCCGATGTCAAGGGCGATTTGGCAGGAATCAGCCAGATCGGAGGCGGCAACGCCAAGATCGAGGAGCGCGCCAAGATGCTCAAAATCGATCCCCTGCATTACCAGTCCTCCTCGGTCACGTTCTGGGATGCGTTCGGCGAGCAAGGAACCCAGGTTCGCGCCACGGTCTCTGAGATGGGGCCGCTCCTTCTGAGCCGCATGCTCGATCTCAACGATACACAGGAAGGTGTTCTCAACGTTGCGTTCAAAGTCGCCGACGACCAGGGTCTTCTCCTACTCGATTTGAAGGATCTGCGGTCGATGCTGAACTGGCTGGGCGAAAATGCCGACGCCGTTCGCAACCAATACGGCAATGTGTCACCTGCCTCGGTGGGCGCGATCCAACGTCAGTTGCTGGTCCTGGAAGAACAGGGCGGGGAGCAGTTCTTCGGCGAGCCGGCGCTGAACATTCAAGACTTTATTCAGCTCACACCGGATGGGCGCGGCATGGTGAACATCTTGGCCGCCGACCGACTGATGCAGAGCCCGAAGCTATACGCCACGTTCCTGCTGTGGATGCTGAGCGAACTGTTCGAGGTTCTGCCTGAGGCCGGCGACTTGGACAAACCCAAGCTCGTGTTCTTCTTCGACGAAGCCCACCTGCTGTTCACGGACGCACCGAAGGAGTTGCTCACCAAGATCGAGCAGGTGGTTCGCCTGATCCGCTCAAAAGGCGTTGGCATCTTCTTCTGCACCCAGCACCCACTCGATGTGCCGGACTCTGTCCTCAGCCAACTCAGTAACCGCGTTCAGCACGCCTTGCGCGCCTTCACGCCGCGCGATCAGAAGGCAGTAAAGACCGCCGCCGAAACCTTCCGCAAGAATCCTGACTTCGATACGGAAGAGGTTATCACCCAGCTTGGAATCGGCGAAGCGCTCGTCAGTGTTCTGGATGAGAAAGGCACACCGACCATCGTGGATCGCGTCTTCATCAAGCCGCCGCTAAGTCGATTGGGGTCGATTTCGACCGATGAGCGAGGACGATGTCTTTCGGCCTCGATGATGGCGCCGAAGTACTCGCAGGCGATCGATCGGGAGAGCGCGTACGAAAAGCTGACGGCAAGAGCCCAGCAGATCCAGGTGGAAGCCCAGCAAGCGCAGGCCGAAGAAGAGGCTCAGAAGGAGGCTCAACGACAACAGCGCCAGGCTCCGGCTCGACACTCGGATACGGTCGTCGAGGCGATGGTGAAGTCCG
- a CDS encoding Hsp20 family protein has translation MSNLLNQSPIWATERFGNLFDDLFEKSSFLAGWHPAVDVKKTETDYIFTIEAPGVNKEDINVELHGEILTISGKRVEEKEEQNETYLRRERSMGTFNRSFRLDDAIKADQIHAEYRDGILTIKVPKRDHSEPQRIAIR, from the coding sequence ATGTCAAATCTTTTGAATCAATCTCCGATTTGGGCGACCGAGCGATTCGGGAACCTCTTCGACGACCTATTTGAAAAGTCGAGTTTTCTCGCGGGATGGCACCCGGCCGTCGACGTGAAGAAGACCGAAACGGACTACATCTTTACGATCGAAGCGCCCGGTGTCAATAAGGAGGATATTAACGTGGAACTCCACGGTGAAATCCTCACCATCTCGGGGAAACGCGTCGAAGAAAAGGAAGAGCAGAACGAAACCTATCTTCGCCGAGAGCGAAGCATGGGAACCTTCAACCGCTCTTTCCGGCTGGACGACGCTATCAAGGCCGATCAGATTCACGCTGAGTATCGTGATGGAATCTTAACCATCAAGGTGCCCAAACGCGACCATAGCGAACCTCAGCGAATCGCCATTCGATAG
- a CDS encoding PAS domain S-box protein: MALSLTNRQGKILALLHSGFTTRDVVIRLKISDSILQKEWRAIRTHVQISIPETTDDYRTVAMFERVERMDLEAESCAAEARLRALMDISPEAVLVINGRTGVITKANNRAFILLGYSPRELLHKTMEMLVDPDLRSKHAALRNGFLNSVRKRELGFHPPIYALTKDGRYIELDIALTTTNATDDVMVVCREVVADEESVHGINYELDSSFGR, translated from the coding sequence ATGGCCCTCAGTCTCACCAATCGGCAAGGGAAGATACTTGCACTCCTGCATTCCGGCTTTACGACCCGCGATGTTGTGATTCGTCTGAAGATCAGTGATTCGATCCTCCAAAAGGAGTGGCGAGCCATCCGAACCCATGTCCAAATCTCCATTCCGGAGACTACCGACGACTACCGAACCGTCGCGATGTTTGAGCGCGTCGAAAGGATGGATCTCGAAGCGGAAAGCTGTGCCGCCGAGGCTCGGCTTCGGGCTCTGATGGATATCTCGCCCGAAGCCGTGCTAGTCATTAACGGACGAACGGGAGTTATCACCAAAGCCAATAACCGGGCATTTATCCTCCTCGGTTACAGTCCGCGGGAGTTGCTGCATAAGACGATGGAGATGCTGGTTGACCCCGATCTGCGCTCAAAGCATGCAGCCCTTCGCAACGGATTCCTCAACAGTGTTCGCAAGCGCGAGCTTGGTTTCCACCCGCCCATTTATGCGCTGACCAAAGATGGTCGCTATATCGAACTGGATATTGCCCTTACGACGACGAATGCCACCGATGATGTGATGGTGGTTTGCCGTGAGGTCGTGGCCGACGAAGAGTCGGTACACGGTATCAACTACGAACTCGATTCGTCGTTTGGACGCTAG
- a CDS encoding pyridoxamine 5'-phosphate oxidase family protein yields the protein MVGTLDPQEMRELLADHSFAHLGCEHDGHLYIVPISYVFDEDRIYGQTKAGRKIDMLRQNPRACVQVEEIANIANWKSVILWGQFQELKGPERVQAMTKLIDHLSPQIEELQGSRSPRDVTPGRADDQTQIDIVYQIKIDEMTGRFEREP from the coding sequence ATGGTAGGAACCCTCGATCCCCAAGAAATGCGGGAATTGCTCGCGGACCATAGCTTTGCCCATCTCGGGTGCGAGCATGATGGACATCTGTACATTGTGCCGATCAGCTACGTCTTCGACGAGGATCGAATTTATGGACAAACGAAGGCAGGACGCAAAATCGACATGCTTCGCCAAAATCCCAGGGCCTGTGTGCAGGTCGAGGAGATCGCAAACATCGCCAACTGGAAGAGCGTGATCCTTTGGGGGCAGTTCCAAGAGCTGAAGGGACCGGAAAGGGTTCAGGCCATGACCAAGCTGATCGACCACCTCAGCCCCCAGATCGAGGAGCTTCAAGGTTCGAGAAGTCCACGCGATGTAACGCCTGGGCGCGCTGACGATCAGACGCAGATCGACATCGTCTACCAAATCAAGATTGACGAAATGACGGGACGGTTCGAACGCGAGCCCTAG